In Prosthecobacter dejongeii, a genomic segment contains:
- the queA gene encoding tRNA preQ1(34) S-adenosylmethionine ribosyltransferase-isomerase QueA, with translation MLTSDFDYHLPPELIASEPLPDRSASRMLVVNRETGTLEHRSFAELPQFVRPGDLWVMNNTRVVPARFFSNDGSREVLRLEPLTSTRWRCMVKPGKKFRLGHTVQIGEATGTVENILENGERILQWDREVDEATHGHLALPHYMGRDDQPADRERYQTVFAQAAGAIAAPTAGLHFTPEILEKLPHAFVTLHVGVGTFQPVKAEKLEDHIMHSENYEVCTETATAIQAAKRVVAVGTTAMRTLETVARDHDGHIVAQKGSTDIFIYPGYPFRAVGAMLTNFHLPKSTLIMLVSAFAGKEFILRAYEEAIRERYRFFSYGDCMLIL, from the coding sequence GTGCTTACCTCCGACTTCGATTACCACCTTCCCCCTGAACTCATTGCCAGCGAGCCGCTGCCCGACCGCTCGGCCTCGCGCATGCTCGTGGTGAACCGGGAAACAGGCACTCTAGAGCACCGCTCCTTTGCCGAATTACCTCAGTTTGTCAGGCCCGGTGATCTTTGGGTGATGAACAACACCCGGGTCGTCCCGGCGCGCTTTTTTTCCAATGATGGAAGCCGTGAAGTTCTGCGGCTGGAGCCCCTAACGAGTACCCGCTGGCGCTGCATGGTGAAGCCTGGCAAAAAGTTCCGCCTTGGCCACACGGTACAGATTGGTGAGGCGACCGGCACCGTAGAAAATATCTTGGAAAATGGCGAACGCATCCTTCAGTGGGATCGTGAAGTGGATGAAGCCACCCATGGTCACTTAGCATTGCCTCATTACATGGGGCGGGATGATCAGCCAGCAGATCGTGAGCGCTATCAGACCGTCTTTGCTCAGGCTGCTGGAGCTATCGCCGCCCCCACGGCAGGTCTGCATTTCACGCCCGAGATTTTGGAAAAACTACCGCATGCCTTTGTGACGTTGCATGTCGGTGTGGGCACCTTTCAACCCGTGAAAGCGGAGAAGCTGGAAGATCACATCATGCACAGCGAGAACTACGAAGTCTGCACCGAGACCGCGACTGCGATACAGGCAGCGAAACGCGTGGTAGCCGTAGGCACTACCGCCATGCGCACCCTGGAGACAGTGGCTCGCGATCATGACGGCCATATAGTCGCCCAAAAAGGTAGCACGGACATTTTCATCTACCCAGGTTACCCGTTCCGCGCCGTTGGTGCGATGCTGACAAACTTCCACCTGCCGAAGTCCACCCTCATCATGCTGGTGAGTGCCTTTGCCGGAAAGGAGTTTATCCTCCGCGCCTACGAGGAGGCCATTCGCGAACGTTATCGCTTCTTCAGCTATGGCGATTGCATGCTGATCCTCTGA
- the murI gene encoding glutamate racemase, which yields MTSPDSSAPLGVFDSGVGGLTVVRALRELLPNESIIYLGDTARVPYGSKSPDTIRRFSVEDTQFLVSHGVKAVVVACNTATAHALPVLQATFRVPIIGVLEPGVEATLAADSCERVGIIGTAGTIRSSAYQYALAMRKPDLQIHATATPLLVPFVEEGWTDHPALKSVLKEYLKPLLDKGMDTLVLGCTHYPLLIPVLKRMLGNKVRLVDSASTCAAHTQRMLEEKGLLRTVKSKPTLEIYLTDLAEQAEALAKRFLGTEFGKVKKATL from the coding sequence ATGACCTCTCCTGATTCCTCTGCCCCCCTCGGTGTATTCGATTCTGGTGTCGGCGGGTTGACGGTTGTCCGCGCCCTGCGGGAGCTTTTGCCGAACGAATCCATCATTTACCTCGGTGACACGGCGAGGGTGCCTTACGGCTCGAAATCGCCTGATACCATTCGCCGTTTTTCAGTGGAGGATACCCAGTTTCTAGTCAGCCACGGGGTGAAGGCTGTCGTCGTCGCCTGCAATACCGCGACGGCTCATGCGCTCCCCGTTTTGCAGGCCACTTTTCGGGTGCCCATCATAGGCGTCCTAGAACCCGGTGTGGAGGCAACTCTGGCCGCTGATTCCTGCGAGCGCGTGGGCATCATCGGTACGGCAGGGACCATCCGCAGCAGTGCCTACCAGTATGCCCTGGCCATGCGCAAGCCTGATCTCCAAATTCATGCGACGGCGACCCCTTTGCTTGTGCCTTTTGTCGAGGAAGGCTGGACAGACCACCCTGCGCTAAAGTCCGTCCTCAAGGAATACCTCAAGCCGTTGCTGGACAAAGGAATGGACACTCTAGTGCTAGGCTGCACGCACTATCCGCTGCTCATTCCCGTACTGAAGCGCATGCTCGGCAATAAGGTGCGCCTCGTGGACAGCGCCAGCACTTGCGCGGCACACACTCAGCGGATGTTGGAAGAGAAAGGCCTGCTGCGCACGGTCAAAAGCAAACCCACTCTGGAGATCTATCTGACAGACCTCGCTGAGCAGGCCGAGGCTCTAGCGAAACGATTCCTGGGCACCGAATTCGGCAAGGTCAAAAAAGCGACGCTTTGA
- a CDS encoding ABC transporter permease, producing the protein MLTPLDLKLFRDVNRMKGQIIAVSLVMACGLAMMIMTRSLILTLEGTRDAYYQRYRMADVFGSLKRAPLSMKERMAAIPGVAAIETRVVLDAVLDLPGVLEPCTAHIVSLPEDRAPILNQLFLRRGRIPRVDARGEAVVSEAFALANKLDLGDSVHAIINGRRDLITVTGIGLSPEFVFEARAGETLPDNKRFGVFWMNYRAVAVAYNMDGAFNDFVVDIAPGAEAGPVIADMDRLLMTYGAIGAYTRKDHGSASRLDDELRVLNALSVAYPVVFLSVAAFMVNAVLARLVRLQREQIAQLKALGYSSWQVGRHYLGFAMVIVVVGSILGGVAGRFMGNGLLSMYELFFRFPALNFKLDYNALGIALAVSAGASFFGVLSVVWMAVKLPPAEAMRPEPPADFKPSLMERIGLTRGTGPAFRMALRNIERRPWQSAFTVLGLSLATGLMVLPGSMEDSIDYLLTYQWNDVQRQDVVAFLIEPGSASALHDLEHLPGVIRAEPIRVVQARLRYGHHSRKLSITGLPKGADLNRVLDAKGKAIELPDQGIVMSVKLAEILGAKLGDEIQVEVLEGRRPALNVPITGLREDFAGVAAYMDKLALHRLMQEGDSISGAYLTVDQERWTDFMMQVKETPRIAVTLVKKEQLAAFRSTTGESIGIIRKLYLTLAVIVAFGVVYNSARIALSERGRDLATLRVVGFTQREVGSVLLGELTILVLVSLPVGLLFGRGLATFIMAAISTETIRMPLIISYKTYSIAILVVLTAAGACFWVVGRMVRKLDMVGVLKARE; encoded by the coding sequence ATGCTTACGCCTCTCGATCTCAAACTCTTCCGCGATGTCAATCGCATGAAGGGCCAGATCATCGCCGTTTCCCTGGTGATGGCCTGTGGGCTGGCGATGATGATCATGACGCGCAGCCTCATCTTGACACTGGAGGGCACTCGCGATGCTTACTACCAGCGGTATCGGATGGCAGATGTGTTTGGTTCGCTGAAACGCGCGCCCCTTTCTATGAAAGAGCGGATGGCAGCAATCCCTGGAGTCGCCGCGATTGAAACTCGGGTGGTTTTGGATGCTGTATTGGATCTGCCAGGTGTGCTGGAGCCCTGCACGGCCCATATCGTTTCTTTGCCAGAGGATCGAGCCCCCATCCTCAATCAGCTCTTTCTGCGACGGGGGCGTATTCCACGAGTAGATGCGCGTGGAGAGGCCGTGGTCAGCGAGGCCTTTGCCCTCGCGAATAAATTGGATCTCGGCGACAGCGTGCATGCCATCATCAATGGCCGAAGGGATCTCATCACCGTAACGGGCATCGGCCTCTCACCCGAATTTGTTTTTGAAGCACGAGCGGGTGAGACTCTTCCAGATAACAAACGATTTGGGGTCTTTTGGATGAATTACCGGGCTGTGGCTGTGGCCTATAACATGGATGGTGCATTCAATGATTTTGTGGTGGATATCGCTCCTGGTGCAGAAGCTGGGCCCGTGATCGCGGATATGGATCGCCTCTTGATGACTTATGGTGCTATCGGTGCCTACACTCGAAAAGATCACGGCAGTGCCTCACGGCTAGATGACGAATTGCGCGTGTTGAATGCACTGTCTGTGGCCTATCCTGTGGTGTTCCTGAGTGTGGCCGCCTTCATGGTCAATGCGGTGCTGGCCCGCTTGGTGAGATTGCAGAGAGAGCAGATCGCCCAGCTTAAAGCACTGGGTTACTCGTCCTGGCAAGTGGGGCGGCATTATCTTGGTTTTGCCATGGTCATCGTGGTGGTCGGTTCTATTCTCGGCGGCGTGGCCGGTCGCTTTATGGGCAATGGGCTGCTGAGCATGTATGAACTGTTTTTCCGTTTCCCAGCTCTTAACTTCAAACTGGATTACAATGCCCTAGGGATAGCTTTGGCAGTGAGTGCCGGCGCCTCTTTTTTTGGGGTTCTCAGTGTGGTCTGGATGGCCGTCAAGTTACCCCCTGCTGAGGCCATGCGGCCTGAGCCCCCTGCGGATTTTAAACCGAGTTTGATGGAACGGATCGGCCTCACGCGTGGCACAGGGCCAGCCTTCCGCATGGCCCTGCGCAATATCGAACGTCGCCCCTGGCAGTCTGCTTTTACTGTTTTAGGGCTCTCCTTAGCCACGGGCCTGATGGTGCTGCCAGGAAGTATGGAGGACAGCATTGACTACCTTCTGACTTACCAGTGGAATGATGTGCAGCGACAAGATGTGGTGGCTTTCCTCATCGAGCCGGGGAGCGCCAGCGCGCTGCATGATCTGGAGCATCTACCAGGGGTGATCCGCGCAGAGCCTATTCGAGTGGTGCAGGCACGTCTGAGGTATGGACATCATTCACGGAAACTCTCCATTACAGGCCTGCCTAAAGGAGCAGACTTGAACCGCGTTCTGGATGCGAAGGGCAAAGCCATTGAGTTGCCAGATCAAGGTATCGTGATGTCGGTCAAGCTGGCGGAAATTCTGGGTGCCAAGTTGGGCGATGAGATCCAAGTCGAAGTTTTAGAGGGCCGCCGCCCGGCACTGAATGTGCCCATCACAGGCCTACGAGAAGACTTTGCCGGAGTGGCTGCCTACATGGATAAACTGGCGCTGCATCGGCTCATGCAGGAGGGGGATTCCATCAGCGGTGCCTATTTGACGGTGGACCAGGAGAGGTGGACAGACTTCATGATGCAGGTCAAAGAGACACCCCGCATTGCGGTGACGCTGGTGAAGAAAGAACAACTCGCGGCCTTCCGCAGCACAACTGGAGAAAGCATCGGCATCATTCGCAAGCTTTACCTCACCTTGGCAGTCATCGTGGCTTTTGGGGTGGTATATAACAGTGCCCGCATTGCTTTGTCAGAACGTGGCCGCGACCTTGCCACGCTGAGGGTCGTGGGTTTTACCCAACGCGAAGTGGGCAGCGTCTTGCTGGGAGAGCTGACCATCCTTGTGCTCGTCTCTCTACCCGTGGGACTGCTTTTTGGCCGTGGATTGGCCACCTTCATCATGGCCGCCATCAGCACGGAGACTATCCGTATGCCGCTGATCATTAGCTACAAGACCTACAGCATCGCCATTTTAGTAGTGCTCACAGCAGCCGGGGCTTGTTTTTGGGTGGTAGGCCGCATGGTGCGCAAACTGGACATGGTAGGGGTCTTGAAAGCGCGTGAGTGA
- the sufT gene encoding putative Fe-S cluster assembly protein SufT, translating into MHSSLELKREVEAIQIPSGDSINLPLGMKVIITQSLGGTYTVATDFGLARISAKDVDALGIDPEAAKKDSESTSSNIPEGASDLEAQVWNQLKNVYDPEIPVNIVDLGLVYDCQVEQTEEGKNRAVVKMTLTAPGCGMGPTIAADAQSRIMTIEDMDDAAVELVWEPAWNQGMISVEGKMKLGMI; encoded by the coding sequence AGTGGAAGCCATCCAGATTCCAAGCGGTGACTCCATTAATCTGCCGCTGGGTATGAAGGTGATCATCACCCAGTCCTTGGGTGGCACGTACACGGTGGCCACGGACTTTGGGCTAGCCCGTATCAGCGCTAAGGATGTGGATGCCTTGGGCATTGATCCAGAAGCCGCCAAAAAAGACTCTGAGAGCACCTCCTCAAACATCCCGGAGGGGGCCAGTGACCTGGAAGCCCAGGTTTGGAATCAACTCAAAAACGTTTATGATCCCGAAATCCCAGTGAACATTGTGGATCTGGGGCTTGTGTATGACTGCCAAGTGGAACAAACGGAAGAGGGCAAAAACCGCGCTGTGGTGAAAATGACTCTTACGGCTCCTGGATGTGGCATGGGACCGACCATCGCTGCAGACGCGCAAAGCCGGATTATGACCATCGAAGATATGGACGATGCTGCGGTGGAACTCGTCTGGGAGCCAGCCTGGAACCAAGGCATGATCTCGGTGGAAGGTAAAATGAAGCTGGGGATGATCTAG
- a CDS encoding SGNH/GDSL hydrolase family protein, translating into MKFPFMRLSLLALLTLLTAAPLLAADQDFPLVPAQECRPRNGLPNFLAKVSKPGAEVRIGYLGGSITAQQGWRPKTLAHFQKTYPQAKISEINAAIGGTGSDLGVFRLKQDVLDHKPDLLFVEFAVNDGGAAPEQIHQCMEGIVRQTWKTLPDCDICFVYTVTEALVGPLKEGKFQRSASAMESIANHYDIPTIHMGLEVAKLAKEGKIEWKTKLPKTDEEKKALGDKFVFAPDSVHPHVETGHELYLAAIVRSLDPIQKASAAPASHALKSPFIATNYEQAQMAPITEATLSSGFSRLDPKTDEFGKRWANRMTTLHKGSKPSETITFKFKGTRCALYDLVGPDCGQVIVTLDDQPERIVPRFDPHCTYHRLATLVIGSNLEDKEHTVKIQIHPDQPDKVAILAKNKNVMDKPERFDGTSVYVGAILLVGEIVK; encoded by the coding sequence ATGAAGTTTCCATTTATGCGCCTCTCATTGCTCGCTCTCCTTACGCTGCTTACGGCGGCTCCCCTTCTCGCTGCCGATCAGGACTTTCCTCTGGTTCCCGCGCAGGAGTGTCGGCCCCGCAATGGCCTGCCCAACTTTTTGGCTAAGGTGAGCAAACCCGGGGCCGAGGTGCGCATTGGTTACTTAGGCGGCAGCATCACAGCGCAACAAGGCTGGCGGCCCAAGACCCTGGCGCATTTTCAGAAGACTTATCCGCAGGCGAAGATCAGTGAGATTAATGCGGCCATTGGAGGAACGGGATCTGACCTTGGTGTGTTTCGTTTGAAACAGGATGTGTTGGATCACAAACCCGATCTGCTTTTCGTGGAGTTCGCCGTTAACGACGGTGGAGCCGCGCCTGAACAGATCCACCAATGCATGGAGGGCATCGTGCGCCAGACTTGGAAAACGCTGCCTGATTGCGATATCTGCTTTGTTTATACCGTGACTGAGGCTCTGGTGGGCCCGCTGAAAGAGGGTAAGTTCCAGCGCTCTGCGAGTGCGATGGAATCCATCGCGAATCACTATGACATCCCGACCATCCACATGGGTCTGGAAGTGGCGAAGCTGGCAAAGGAAGGCAAGATTGAGTGGAAGACTAAGCTGCCCAAAACCGACGAAGAAAAGAAGGCGTTAGGTGACAAATTCGTCTTTGCCCCAGACAGTGTGCATCCGCATGTGGAGACTGGTCATGAATTGTATCTTGCCGCGATTGTACGTTCTTTAGACCCCATTCAAAAGGCTTCCGCAGCGCCGGCATCGCATGCTCTGAAATCTCCTTTCATTGCGACAAATTACGAGCAGGCCCAAATGGCCCCGATCACGGAAGCCACGCTCTCCTCGGGCTTCAGCCGCTTGGACCCAAAGACCGACGAGTTTGGCAAACGTTGGGCCAACCGCATGACCACCCTGCATAAAGGCAGCAAACCGAGTGAAACCATCACCTTTAAGTTCAAAGGAACTCGCTGTGCTCTGTATGACCTTGTGGGCCCAGACTGTGGCCAAGTGATTGTAACCCTGGACGATCAACCGGAAAGAATCGTACCACGCTTTGATCCTCATTGCACCTACCACCGGCTTGCCACGTTGGTGATTGGAAGCAACCTGGAAGACAAAGAGCACACCGTAAAGATCCAGATCCATCCCGACCAACCGGATAAGGTGGCCATTTTGGCTAAAAACAAAAACGTCATGGATAAGCCGGAGCGTTTCGACGGAACGTCTGTTTACGTCGGCGCTATCTTACTGGTGGGTGAAATTGTGAAGTGA